A window from Citrus sinensis cultivar Valencia sweet orange chromosome 5, DVS_A1.0, whole genome shotgun sequence encodes these proteins:
- the DHN gene encoding dehydrin (The RefSeq protein has 3 substitutions, 1 frameshift compared to this genomic sequence) produces MAEEIKKQQKSHEYEPSVGTEGAVETKDRGMLDFLGKKEEEKPQHHDQEVIATEFEKVHVSEPQPKAEEHRKEEKEEEKKPGFLDKLHRSTSSSSSSSDEEEGDDEEKKKKKKEKKGLKEKLKEKISGEKEEDTTVPVEKLDDVHAPHHQEEAHPEEKKGFLNKIKEKLPGQQKKPEDHQVPSPPAAEHPTSVEAPEQRPRRRRAYWRNSRRSPLATTQSLRTKRIRTKKLLPIN; encoded by the exons ATGGCTGAAGAGATCAAGAAGCAGCAGAAGAGCCATGAGTACGAGCCGAGTGTTGGGACGGAAGGTGCAGTGGAGACCAAGGATCGCGGGATGCTTGATTTCTTGGGGAAGAAAGAAGAGGAGAAACCTCAACATCACGATCAGGGGGTGATCGCCACCGAGTTTGAGAAAGTTCATGTCTCTGAGCCTCAGCCAAAGGTAGAGGAACACAGGAAGGaggagaaagaggaagagaagaagCCCGGTTTCTTAGACAAACTTCACCGATCCACCAGCAGCTCTAGCTCT tCAAGCGATGAGGAGGAGGGCGATgatgaggaaaagaagaagaagaagaaggaaaagaagggACTGAAGGAGAAGCTCAAGGAGAAAATATCAGGTGAGAAAGAAGAGGACACGACAGTCCCTGTCGAGAAACTTGATGATGTCCATGCTCCCCACCACCAGGAAGAAGCCCATcctgaagaaaagaaaggattTCTCAACAAGATCAAGGAGAAACTACCAGGACAGCAAAAGAAACCTGAAGATCATCAGGTCCCTTCTCCTCCTGCTGCTGAGCACCCCACATCAGTCGAGGCTCCTGAG CAGAGGCCAAGGAGAAGAAGGGCATATTGGAGAAACTCAAGGAGAAGCTCCCTGGCTACCACCCAAAGTCTGAGGACGAAAAGGATAAGGACAAAGAAACTGCTGCCCATTAATTAA
- the DHN gene encoding dehydrin isoform X1: MAEEIKKQQKSHEYEPSVGTEGAVETKDRGMLDFLGKKEEEKPQHHDQGVIATEFEKVHVSEPQPKVEEHRKEEKEEEKKPGFLDKLHRSTSSSSSSSDEEEGDDEEKKKKKKEKKGLKEKLKEKISGEKEEDTTVPVEKLDDVHAPHHQEEAHPEEKKGFLNKIKEKLPGQQKKPEDHQVPSPPAAEHPTSVEAPEAEAKEKKGILEKLKEKLPGYHPKSEDEKDKDKETAAH, encoded by the exons ATGGCTGAAGAGATCAAGAAGCAGCAGAAGAGCCATGAGTACGAGCCGAGTGTTGGGACGGAAGGTGCAGTGGAGACCAAGGATCGCGGGATGCTTGATTTCTTGGGGAAGAAAGAAGAGGAGAAACCTCAACATCACGATCAGGGGGTGATCGCCACCGAGTTTGAGAAAGTTCATGTCTCTGAGCCTCAGCCAAAGGTAGAGGAACACAGGAAGGaggagaaagaggaagagaagaagCCCGGTTTCTTAGACAAACTTCACCGATCCACCAGCAGCTCTAGCTCT tCAAGCGATGAGGAGGAGGGCGATgatgaggaaaagaagaagaagaagaaggaaaagaagggACTGAAGGAGAAGCTCAAGGAGAAAATATCAGGTGAGAAAGAAGAGGACACGACAGTCCCTGTCGAGAAACTTGATGATGTCCATGCTCCCCACCACCAGGAAGAAGCCCATcctgaagaaaagaaaggattTCTCAACAAGATCAAGGAGAAACTACCAGGACAGCAAAAGAAACCTGAAGATCATCAGGTCCCTTCTCCTCCTGCTGCTGAGCACCCCACATCAGTCGAGGCTCCTGAGGCAGAGGCCAAGGAGAAGAAGGGCATATTGGAGAAACTCAAGGAGAAGCTCCCTGGCTACCACCCAAAGTCTGAGGACGAAAAGGATAAGGACAAAGAAACTGCTGCCCATTAA
- the LOC102628822 gene encoding uncharacterized protein LOC102628822 isoform X2, translated as MKLVSGPPNFSGHQSAQENGIVKGKLMAVIKMEKEERNSKIERGEIVWSRIVYPQQWWPGVVIRQDSLGILVSFSSNNNNNNNINSQNCPHCRYFIESEVVSFEPNFKSLVRKCTNDDLLNHALKLSGKNVLSSLEERRRSDLFRPREVLGFARSAAVSVWIEAGDYLDAANVFAQFTAFRRHFFSSPSDSAALDAGDDCWEFSEKAEDNTPAWSTEGNNISDISPEVSLRRWSNDPHMLLASRMLNQRIQSSNQQPHYSSP; from the exons atgaaactGGTGAGTGGCCCCCCAAACTTCTCTGGACATCAATCTGCGCAAGAGAATGGAATCGTAAAAGGGAAGCTGATGGCTGTTATTAAAATGGAGAAGGAGGAGcgaaattcaaaaattgagAGGGGAGAGATAGTGTGGTCAAGAATAGTGTATCCTCAGCAATGGTGGCCGGGTGTTGTTATCAGGCAAGACTCTCTCGGCATCTTAGTCTCCTTCTCCTcgaacaacaacaacaataataatattaattctcaAAACTGCCCTCACTGTCGATATTTCATCGAATCGGAAGTGGTTTCTTTCGAGCCCAATTTCAAATCCCTCGTCCGCAAGTGCACGAACGACGACTTGCTGAATCACGCCCTGAAGTTGTCCGGCAAAAATGTTTTGTCGAGCTTGGAAGAACGGCGTCGTTCCGATTTGTTTCGGCCTCGAGAGGTTTTGGGTTTTGCTCGCAGCGCGGCGGTTTCGGTTTGGATTGAAGCTGGCGATTATCTTGACGCTGCTAATGTCTTTGCTCAGTTTACTGCTTTTCGCCGTCATTTTTTCAGCTCACCTTCTG ATTCAGCAGCTTTGGATGCTGGTGATGATTGTTGGGAATTCTCTGAGAAAGCAGAAGATAACACGCCAGCTTGGTCGACCGAGGGAAACAACATAAGCGATATTTCTCCAGAAGTGTCTTTACGCCGTTGGAGCAACGATCCACATATGCTTCTTGCATCAAGGATGCTAAACCAACGCATTCAGAGCAGCAATCAGCAACCCCATTACTCGTCTCCATGA
- the LOC102629087 gene encoding neutral ceramidase 2-like codes for MGSKINQHLYFLSLIIAIVFGFALIRSADGQYLVGVGSYDMTGPAAGTNMMGYANLFQNTAGIHFRLRARTFIVAESSNGTRFAFVNLDAGMASQLVTIKLLEKLKTRFGNLYTEENIAISGIHTHAGPGGYLQYLIYSITSLGFVQQSFDAIVSAIVQSIVQAHNNLKPGSIFIRKGDVENAGINRSPSAYLLNPAEERARYPENVDKEMTLLKFVDAASGKSIGAFNWYATHGTSMSRDNLLISGDNKGAAARFFEDWFSSKNESSSITTNIGKLMEKSKTIKATGGQQCGKTTSQGFKVRKNDGSLFVGAFCQSNVGDVTPNVLGAFCIDSGKPCDFNHSSCHGDDQLCIGRGPGYPDEILSTKIIGERQFQKAVDLFNSATDQLSGKIDYRHVYINFTNIEVGLDGTGNNTVKTCPAALGPGFAAGTTDGPGVFGFQQGDTEINKLWKQLRDVLKKPSQYQEECQKPKAVLLSSGEMFEPYAWAPAVLPIQILRLGKLIILSVPGEFTTMAGRRLREAVKDTLINNGNGEFDNDTHIVIAGLTNAYSQYIATFEEYAHQRYEAASTLYGPHTLPAYIQEFKKLAQAMAKGEKTTKGPSPPDLSSVQLSLSLNPTGDSPPAGKMFGDIKEDINQPKDGSFNKGDRPSATFWSANPRYDLLTEGTYAVVEMLQGKRWIPVYDDDDFSLYFKWSLENTSFHGLATIEWEVPTKAIPGVYRLRHFGSSKKAVNSTNHYFTGASSAFTVS; via the exons ATGGGTAGCAAAATAAACCAACACTTGTATTTTCTGTCACTTATTATTGCTATCGTTTTTGGTTTTGCTCTAATAAGAAGTGCAGATGGTCAGTATTTGGTCGGAGTAGGGAGCTATGACATGACAGGTCCCGCTGCTGGAACAAACATGATGGGTTATGCCAATCTTTTCCAAAATACTGCAGGGATTCATTTCCGTCTTAGAGCTAGAACTTTCATTGTGGCCGAGAGTTCCAACGGAACAAGATTTGCTTTTGTGAATCTTGATGCCGGCATGGCTTCACAACTTGTTACTATTAAATTGCTAGAGAAACTTAAAACAAG GTTTGGAAATTTGTATACTGAAGAGAACATAGCAATCAGTGGAATCCATACTCATGCCGGACCTGGGGGTTACTTGCAGTACTTGATTTACTCTATCACGTCTCTAGGATTTGTCCAACAATCGTTTGATGCCATTGTTTCCGCAATTGTCCAGAGCATTGTTCAGGCTCACAACAATTTAAAGCCTGGTTCAATTTTCATTAGAAAAG GGGACGTAGAAAATGCTGGAATAAACAGGAGTCCAAGTGCATATCTGCTTAATCCAGCGGAGGAGAGGGCTCGATACCCAGAAAACGTTGACAAAGAAATGACCCTTCTGAAATTTGTTGATGCAGCAAGCGGGAAGAGCATAGGAGCCTTCAATTGGTATGCTACACACGGCACCTCTATGTCCAGAGACAATTTGCTCATCAGCGGAGACAACAAGGGCGCTGCTGCCAGGTTCTTTGAAGACTGGTTCAGTTCCAAAAACGAATCTTCCTCCATAACAACCA ATATTGGCAAATTGATGGAGAAATCGAAAACAATCAAGGCCACTGGAGGACAGCAATGTGGAAAAACAACAAGCCAAGGATTCAAAGTGAGGAAGAACGATGGATCGCTATTTGTGGGAGCGTTTTGCCAATCAAATGTTGGAGATGTGACCCCAAATGTGCTAGGAGCATTTTGCATTGATAGTGGAAAGCCTTGTGACTTCAATCACTCATCATGTCATGGCGATGACCAGCTCTGCATAGGCCGTGGACCTGG GTATCCAGACGAAATATTAAGCACAAAGATAATAGGAGAAAGGCAATTCCAAAAGGCTGTTGATTTATTCAATTCTGCAACCGATCAATTGAGCGGAAAGATTGATTATCGTCATGTCTACATAAACTTCACAAATATTGAGGTTGGATTGGATGGAACAGGAAACAACACAGTCAAGACTTGCCCTGCAGCCCTAGGCCCAGGGTTCGCCGCCGGAACTACAGATGGACCTGGTGTGTTTGGTTTTCAACAAGGTGATACAGAG ATCAATAAGCTGTGGAAACAGTTGAGGGACGTATTGAAAAAGCCAAGCCAGTATCAGGAGGAATGTCAAAAGCCAAAGGCTGTTCTGCTATCCTCCGGCGAAATGTTTGAACCTTATGCATGGGCG CCAGCGGTTCTCCCAATTCAAATTCTGAGGTTGGGAAAGCTTATCATACTTTCTGTACCGGGAG AGTTTACAACAATGGCGGGTCGAAGATTACGGGAAGCAGTTAAGGACACTCTAATAAATAATGGAAATGGGGAATTTGATAATGACACCCACATCGTAATAGCAGGACTTACAAACGCTTATTCACAATACATTGCAACATTCGAAGAATACGCACATCAACGATATGAG GCTGCGTCAACGCTTTACGGACCCCACACATTGCCAGCATACATTCaagaattcaaaaaattagcaCAAGCAATGgcaaaaggagaaaaaacCACGAAGGGTCCTTCGCCACCGGATCTTTCATCCGTGCAACTCAGCCTTTCACTAAACCCAACCGGAGACTCGCCTCCGGCAGGCAAAATGTTTGGTGACATAAAGGAAGATATCAATCAACCAAAAGACGGTTCATTTAACAAGGGCGATAGACCAAGTGCCACATTTTGGAGTGCCAACCCTAGGTATGATCTGTTAACAGAAGGAACATATGCTGTGGTTGAAATGCTTCAGGGGAAGCGATGGATTCCGGTTTATGACGATGACGATTTCTCCCTGTATTTCAAGTGGAGTTTGGAGAATACTAGTTTCCATGGCTTAGCAACCATTGAATGGGAAGTGCCGACGAAGGCTATCCCCGGAGTTTATCGGCTACGGCATTTTGGGTCATCTAAGAAAGCAGTTAATTCTACAAATCACTACTTCACGGGTGCATCTAGTGCGTTTACAGTCTCATAG
- the LOC102630329 gene encoding alcohol dehydrogenase-like 7 isoform X1 translates to MDIEKPSNKTAGKPIQCRAAIATAPGEPLVIDEVIVDPPNSHEVRVRIICTSLCHSDVTFWKMKDFPAVFPRILGHEAIGVVESVGENVDGVVEGDVVIPHFLADCTECVGCRSKKGNLCSAFPFKISPWMPRDQTSRFKDLRGETIHHFVSVSSFSEYTVLDIAHVVKVDPTVPPNRACLLSCGVSTGVGAAWRTANVEVGSTVVIFGLGSIGLAVAEGARLCGATRIIGVDVISEKFEIGKRFGVTEFVNSKNCGDKSVSQIIIDMTDGGADYCFECVGLASLVQEAYACCRKGWGKTIVLGVDQPGSQLSLSSFEVLHSGKILMGSLFGGLKAKSDIPILLKRYMDKELELDKFVTHEMKFEEINSAFDLLIKGKCLRCVIWMGE, encoded by the exons ATGGACATTGAGAAACCGTCGAATAAAACCGCCGGGAAACCAATTCAATGCAGAG CCGCAATCGCTACAGCTCCAGGAGAGCCTCTGGTTATAGACGAGGTTATCGTCGACCCTCCAAATTCCCACGAAGTTCGGGTTCGGATAATCTGTACTAGTCTCTGTCACAGTGACGTCACCTTCTGGAAAATGAAG gATTTTCCAGCCGTGTTTCCAAGAATTCTCGGTCACGAGGCTATCGG AGTTGTGGAGAGTGTTGGGGAGAATGTAGATGGAGTGGTTGAAGGAGACGTTGTCATCCCGCACTTTCTGGCAGATTGTACAGAATGTGTAGGTTGTAGATCAAAGAAGGGCAACCTATGTTCAGCATTTCCTTTCAAGATCTCTCCTTGGATGCCAAGGGATCAGACAAGCAGATTCAAAGACCTCAGAGGAGAGACTATACACCATTTTGTCTCTGTTTCAAGTTTTTCTGAGTATACTGTTCTAGATATTGCCCATGTAGTCAAAGTTGATCCTACAGTCCCTCCAAATAGGGCTTGCCTTCTAAGCTGTGGAGTATCAACAG GCGTGGGAGCTGCTTGGAGAACAGCAAATGTAGAGGTTGGATCAACTGTTGTTATATTTGGGCTTGGTTCAATTGGATTAGCG GTTGCAGAGGGAGCGAGATTATGTGGTGCTACAAGGATTATAGGCGTGGATGTGATCTCggaaaaatttgaaattg GAAAAAGGTTTGGAGTTACAGAGTTTGTGAATTCTAAAAACTGTGGGGATAAATCTGTAAGCCAG ATAATCATTGACATGACTGATGGGGGTGCTGATTACTGCTTTGAATGTGTTGGTTTGGCATCCTTGGTGCAAGAAGCATATGCTTGTTGCCGAAAG GGTTGGGGGAAAACAATTGTGTTGGGAGTGGACCAGCCGGGGTCACAGTTGAGCCTGAGCTCTTTTGAGGTCCTTCACAGTGGAAAAATTCTGATGGGATCATTGTTTGGAGGTCTCAAAGCTAAATCTGATATTCCTATTCTTTTGAAACGTTACATGGATAAG GAACTAGAGCTGGATAAGTTTGTCACTCATGAGATGAAGTTTGAAGAAATCAATAGCGCGTTTGATTTACTTATAAAAGGAAAGTGTCTCCGTTGTGTGATATGGATGGGCGAATAA
- the LOC102628822 gene encoding uncharacterized protein LOC102628822 isoform X1 codes for MKLVSGPPNFSGHQSAQENGIVKGKLMAVIKMEKEERNSKIERGEIVWSRIVYPQQWWPGVVIRQDSLGILVSFSSNNNNNNNINSQNCPHCRYFIESEVVSFEPNFKSLVRKCTNDDLLNHALKLSGKNVLSSLEERRRSDLFRPREVLGFARSAAVSVWIEAGDYLDAANVFAQFTAFRRHFFSSPSEADSAALDAGDDCWEFSEKAEDNTPAWSTEGNNISDISPEVSLRRWSNDPHMLLASRMLNQRIQSSNQQPHYSSP; via the exons atgaaactGGTGAGTGGCCCCCCAAACTTCTCTGGACATCAATCTGCGCAAGAGAATGGAATCGTAAAAGGGAAGCTGATGGCTGTTATTAAAATGGAGAAGGAGGAGcgaaattcaaaaattgagAGGGGAGAGATAGTGTGGTCAAGAATAGTGTATCCTCAGCAATGGTGGCCGGGTGTTGTTATCAGGCAAGACTCTCTCGGCATCTTAGTCTCCTTCTCCTcgaacaacaacaacaataataatattaattctcaAAACTGCCCTCACTGTCGATATTTCATCGAATCGGAAGTGGTTTCTTTCGAGCCCAATTTCAAATCCCTCGTCCGCAAGTGCACGAACGACGACTTGCTGAATCACGCCCTGAAGTTGTCCGGCAAAAATGTTTTGTCGAGCTTGGAAGAACGGCGTCGTTCCGATTTGTTTCGGCCTCGAGAGGTTTTGGGTTTTGCTCGCAGCGCGGCGGTTTCGGTTTGGATTGAAGCTGGCGATTATCTTGACGCTGCTAATGTCTTTGCTCAGTTTACTGCTTTTCGCCGTCATTTTTTCAGCTCACCTTCTG AAGCAGATTCAGCAGCTTTGGATGCTGGTGATGATTGTTGGGAATTCTCTGAGAAAGCAGAAGATAACACGCCAGCTTGGTCGACCGAGGGAAACAACATAAGCGATATTTCTCCAGAAGTGTCTTTACGCCGTTGGAGCAACGATCCACATATGCTTCTTGCATCAAGGATGCTAAACCAACGCATTCAGAGCAGCAATCAGCAACCCCATTACTCGTCTCCATGA
- the LOC102630329 gene encoding alcohol dehydrogenase-like 7 isoform X2 encodes MDIEKPSNKTAGKPIQCRAAIATAPGEPLVIDEVIVDPPNSHEVRVRIICTSLCHSDVTFWKMKDFPAVFPRILGHEAIGVVESVGENVDGVVEGDVVIPHFLADCTECVGCRSKKGNLCSAFPFKISPWMPRDQTSRFKDLRGETIHHFVSVSSFSEYTVLDIAHVVKVDPTVPPNRACLLSCGVSTGVGAAWRTANVEVGSTVVIFGLGSIGLAVAEGARLCGATRIIGVDVISEKFEIGKRFGVTEFVNSKNCGDKSVSQIIIDMTDGGADYCFECVGLASLVQEAYACCRKGWGKTIVLGVDQPGSQLSLSSFEVLHSGKILMGSLFGGLKAKSDIPILLKRYMDKWSYVPFSGTRAG; translated from the exons ATGGACATTGAGAAACCGTCGAATAAAACCGCCGGGAAACCAATTCAATGCAGAG CCGCAATCGCTACAGCTCCAGGAGAGCCTCTGGTTATAGACGAGGTTATCGTCGACCCTCCAAATTCCCACGAAGTTCGGGTTCGGATAATCTGTACTAGTCTCTGTCACAGTGACGTCACCTTCTGGAAAATGAAG gATTTTCCAGCCGTGTTTCCAAGAATTCTCGGTCACGAGGCTATCGG AGTTGTGGAGAGTGTTGGGGAGAATGTAGATGGAGTGGTTGAAGGAGACGTTGTCATCCCGCACTTTCTGGCAGATTGTACAGAATGTGTAGGTTGTAGATCAAAGAAGGGCAACCTATGTTCAGCATTTCCTTTCAAGATCTCTCCTTGGATGCCAAGGGATCAGACAAGCAGATTCAAAGACCTCAGAGGAGAGACTATACACCATTTTGTCTCTGTTTCAAGTTTTTCTGAGTATACTGTTCTAGATATTGCCCATGTAGTCAAAGTTGATCCTACAGTCCCTCCAAATAGGGCTTGCCTTCTAAGCTGTGGAGTATCAACAG GCGTGGGAGCTGCTTGGAGAACAGCAAATGTAGAGGTTGGATCAACTGTTGTTATATTTGGGCTTGGTTCAATTGGATTAGCG GTTGCAGAGGGAGCGAGATTATGTGGTGCTACAAGGATTATAGGCGTGGATGTGATCTCggaaaaatttgaaattg GAAAAAGGTTTGGAGTTACAGAGTTTGTGAATTCTAAAAACTGTGGGGATAAATCTGTAAGCCAG ATAATCATTGACATGACTGATGGGGGTGCTGATTACTGCTTTGAATGTGTTGGTTTGGCATCCTTGGTGCAAGAAGCATATGCTTGTTGCCGAAAG GGTTGGGGGAAAACAATTGTGTTGGGAGTGGACCAGCCGGGGTCACAGTTGAGCCTGAGCTCTTTTGAGGTCCTTCACAGTGGAAAAATTCTGATGGGATCATTGTTTGGAGGTCTCAAAGCTAAATCTGATATTCCTATTCTTTTGAAACGTTACATGGATAAG TGGTCTTATGTTCCTTTTTCAGGAACTAGAGCTGGATAA